From the Eschrichtius robustus isolate mEscRob2 chromosome 3, mEscRob2.pri, whole genome shotgun sequence genome, the window taagagggaagcatCTGCCTTTCCAGACTTTTGCCCTAGCCTCTGTCCCCAGCTGTACTGCCACTACGCCTCTCTCTTCCCCTACCCAGGCCAGACCATACCCACTGCTTCCTCTACATCTTCTTTCAGCTTGCCTCCCTTGCTCGGAGGGACTCCTGCCCCTCTCTGTCCATCCGGCTTCTCTCCAAGGTTCAATGACAGCTCAAGCCTTACCTCCCCATCTGTGACTGCTCCAGCTTTCAGTGGCTGTCTTCTTATCTGAATTCCTACAGCACTTACAATATTTAACTCAATTTCTTActgcttcattttgttttaaaactaaCATTTGAAAAcctacaaggtcacacagcattgTATTTATCTTGGTGCCTCCCAGAAATATCCCAGGAGATGGCTACTGGGAGTCCCAGGTCCATTCTTCCAAAAGGCATTGTCTCAGCCTCACCTGCACCTGGTCTCCAAACACCTGAGCCTCTTCCCCTGCTGGTGTTACAGCAACTGATATCAGAAGATTGGGTGTTCAGAGCCGAGACCTTCTTCCTACAATCTTTTAATCACTGCTCCTCCTTTCAAAGTTCTAATCCTATAACTTCCCTTCATAAAACCCTTCAAGGGCTCATGGCTGAATGATggcccctgcctctctctcttcaccAATTCTTCCCTGCCCTACACACTTCTTCTCTAGCCACACAACTCTGTTTCCTAGAACACCATCCCCACACCTCCTGGCCTTTCAACCTCATGTTCCTTctacctggaattttcttttccctttcgtCTGGAAAGACTTCTGTTCATTCCACAAAACAGCTTAAACGTTCCCAGAAGCTGTGACCTTGGCCCTGCGCTCTCACAGCAGCCTCAGTGGATCTTTTTGGTAGCCTTTACCAAACTGTATTAGACAAGTCCCTTTACTAGTCTGTCCTGCCCAGTAGACTTAGCTCCTGAGAGCAGAGCCTGTGTCATCTATTGACCTCTGCATTTTGGATGTCCAACAAAGGGtccggcacacagtaggcataATTAACAGCtccaacagggaattccctggtggtccagtggttaggactctgcacttccattgcagggggcacaggttccactccggttggggaactaagatcccacaagctgcgtggccaaggggggaaaaaaaatagcttCAACGATTTGCTAGATCCTGTGGAAGATACCAAGATTGAGATAACATGACCCTGCCTTTTTTGGATTTTCCGGTTAGTAGAGACAGCAAGCTATGTATGTAAATGATAGCAGAACTAAAATAGAAACTATGTGCTACAAGAAACCAGAGGAAGGCCATAGTAGTTCAAAGGCAAGATAGACTTTCTCTTCTGGCTGAGGATTCAGGAAAAGTTTCATGGAAGGAATGGTATTTGAAATGAATAGGATTTAGACAAGCAGAGACCAGGACTTGAGAGGAAGAGGTAGGTAAGAAGAGCGGGTGGTATTCAGAATTCTCAGAATAGGTAGAAAGCTTGAGCAAAGCGGAGAAGGGGAAGAATATATAGAGGAAAGAAGTGGCTTGGTTTCCCTCAACCTgggagtggttttcaaactttttaattaGCAAATATCAGGTTGAGTTAGATTTGTACATTTAAAGGCAAAAACTGGAGTTCCTCTAGTTTAAGTAGGAGTGGGAACTCAGAACCCTGGCCACTCAGCCCTTAGCCAGCAGGCTCCATAGAATAGTTTGAAAGCCATCAGTATAGATCACAATTGAAATGGAAAGACTCAACGCAGAAAAGCCAATTTCAAGATGTCTGCCATAGAGCTGGTGAGAGCCTAAGGCCTCATCTAAGGCAGCAGGAATAGAAGGGGTGGATTCAAGACTTTTGAGTCAAACCTGGCAAGTGAGTAGATAAAAGCTTTATTTGGAGGCTATATTGGTAGGTaaacaagaaagaataaagagaaaatgacTTTCATTTTGAGTCTGGGTAAAGGTGGTAAAGGGTAATGGAGGAACTCCTTGACTAAAACTAAGGCCAAGACAGAAGAATAGCTGCCAAACTGAGTTCAGGTTTGCACAATTTAAGTTTCAGACATCTCCTTTGAGTTCCCAGCACTCCCCGCATATTCCCATAATTGGAATCTGTTTTGTCTCTCTCCTTCATCACATTGtaaactcttttctcttttacagCTGAGATTGAATTATCCATCCTTGTAAGCCCAGTGTCTAAGCACAGGTCCTGATACCAGGTCCACAGGGCTCGCTCAGCCACACGAAGAAACTCCTCCTGTTAGGTGCATTCACCAACAGAGGATCTCTGGTTTCCCCAGGAGACGACTCCTGAGGTCTAGGTCATGTCAAGTCTAGAGTAcacattttcaaattttcaaggATGGATGACACATGAGCTGCATACATGGTGTCCATCCCACATACACACTCTCATTCTTGTACCTGCTTTTCAGCTTCGGAGTTACAGGCAAAGActaactttataattttatttacttatactCCGTTTTCAAGAACTAACTTAAAGTAAGTGGTAGCAATACCTAAAGTACAGTAAGATAAGCAATTCAAAGTAGACAAGAAAGACAAAAGCAAATGAGTATATAGGGACCAAAAATATGGATACAGTAATAAAGCGtctcaaaaaaatacatgctatGAAGACGCATATACTTACTGTAGGTGGGCCAAAAGAGTCAGCACTAAGCTTTCTGGCTTTTATGTACAAGGAGAAACTTGATCAGCTAGACAAGCTTAAAGATAAAAGCAAGGCAACTGTTCAGGAGAAGCACACCATTTCTCATGCTAACAGACAAATTCCTCCCAAGGGTCCTCATAAAGAGGATataatgaacatcttttcagTAGTCACAGCAATGAGTTTTGTGGGATTGTTTCTCATTGTTTCCTCGACACAGAATGATAGCATCTCACCAAAGCACATTTCCGTGAAGACAGTACTACACTGGGATCAATATGCTACAttcaggtaaaagaaaaaaaatctacgtAAAAGTAAACAAGAACTTCCAGGTGTAGATTTTAGAATAAACTAATGATTTGAAACCTTGCACACTGCACAGTAGTATCACTGGGAAACTTTTTTAAAGTTCCTGATGCCTGAGCCCCCTCCTGGGCTAATGACATCCAGATCTCCTGGGGATGGGGCCTCAGTTTTTTAAATGCTACCCAGTCCAGATAATTCTAAAGCTTCACCAGAGAAGCTTTTACCATATCTGGATGCTCTGggtcaattaaatcagaatctctgggagagAGAcctaggcatcagtattttttaaagctccccagctgAGTCCAATGTCCCACCAAGGTTAAGAACCACCACTGCACAGGAATGAATGTATTGACTGGCACATCCTTTGTGTAATGCTTCCTGAAAACTGCTGCTCTTAGCTGAGTTTTGAATAAGTATTAATCAACACTGATACTGACATTATCCTTCCTAGCTCATCTACACTATCAAATAAATATGGACCCAAATGTCTTCATGAACAGTGGAGCTGGAACGCGTTggactttattttataaaaactgagGAATCTTCCTGGGTTGGGGGCTATGTTGCCATCATATAGAGAGGCGCTGAGGGAAATCCAAAAGTAGGGCCAAATTTATCTTTTGAAAGCGTACCTGGATCTAATCTAACAACCAGAAAAAATGGACAATCAAGTTCCAGAGTTTTATTTCCAGAGCACAGATACAACTTTTAGGAAGATAGGTTAATTCATCAGCCATTCAAGCCATAAGAAAACAACTCAATAAAACATCTAGTTTTAAACAATGATATTTTCTGAGGATTTGTGAGATAACTGAATGGATTGACTTGTCACATAAGTTTCTCTATAAACTAGTCAGAAGTCTGGAAATATCTACCAAAGGCAATtttagttttagaattgttgtcaAGGTCCTTTCTGACTATAATTAATAGCAGAACCACGAAGATTAGAAAATCCCAATAACAACCTCTATTAAATTGGAGCTTGAAAAAAAACCTGAGAGAGAATATCCAGAAACAAGTTACAGGAGGCTGATGATACTTGCTCATAGCCTAAGTTGAACAAGAGTTGGTTCTACCCCTCGCTTTTATGCACAAGACTTTATACAAGATAACCAAAGACGTTCAGTGCATCTGCCTAAAGTCTAGAGAATGTGAGCAGGCAAAAGAGGTAATGTGCCTTATCTAATTGCAAAATAACACCGAGGACTCAGATTCTCTATATTTTGTGGCTACAAAGACAGAAATTGAATGACGCCGGCAGTCTACCTGAGCTACAACTGCCGCTTCCAGCATAAAGGCAGAAGATACTCATCACACATCCACTGGCTCAGGAGAAAGCCCTAAAAGAATCCAAATCTTTTTCTGGGTCCTTTAGGGAGCACATATACTGTCTGTAGGAGGTCCAGGCTTAGACATTCAGACTTTTATTCACTGCCACCACTGATAACTTTGTCTTCTATTCTTGTATGTCATTTTCCATACAGCCTTTCTGGACCGAGAACAAATGGCGAAGAAAGGGGAGTACACAAGAGATGGGTTACGTACAAAACTATAAGGAAAATTTAGTGACCTAATATAAAAAGGCAAAGTAGGAGACTGAAAAAAAGGTCAAAgtatccaaaaaaaaaggaaagaaagaaagagaaggaaaggaatggAATTCAGGCACCAGATAGAACGTGGTATAGCCACATAGAAGGGCTAACTAGAAACCTGATAATAGAATTAAATGCCTGACAAAATTTACTCACTTCTGTGGGAAGTGCTTTAGAGGTTTGATTTCATGTGTGGCCAGCTGTAAAAACTGGGTTTTCAGTTGTACAATGTGAGTTGTACAACCTTGAGGGTTTCTTAAAAGCAGCTGTCACCATGAGTATGTCTAGTATCAGATTTGGACATCCTGTTGAATCTGCTCCAACATCAACCTGGAGAACCAACAATGCAAAAGCACCCCACAGGTTAAGTTTGACACCTGGATGCCTGGGGATTTCAGGTTTCCTATTTATCTTCACTAGGAAGACAGTTCTTTAATCACAGGCCTGCCTGCTATGAAAGGCCAGAGATCTTTACTGGCTCTCCCCAAGAGTCAAATCCAGAGAGGGTAATCATTTTCAAAACTGACTACTTGTACTTTAATCATAATTATCCTGACCAAAACCAGGTCGATTTTGAGACATAAGCCACAAGACTAaacaattaaacattttttttcctacctCAGATTCCTTCCACAATAGGTTTAGGAAcccaaaataaaaaaggagagctCCAAGATACAGCACTTGTTACCAAAAAAATCTTCAGGATCTCAAATGGTATCCAGCAAACCCTGAGAGAAAGCTGCAGTAAAATCTGTTCCCAGAGGTATTAACCTCTGTTATCCACTGTGACCCCAGTTAGGGTGGTTCCTGTCACAAAGGTCCCTGCAGCCCTTTGACAATCGTCAAAATGGTCACACATAAATGCACTACACCCTTGTACTCAAGttcccacaaatatttattagaaatgcagaatctcaggccctacCCCACGTCGgcggaatcagaatctgcattttaacaagatcctagGAGATTTATACGCACCATGGGAAGCACACTACTACTACTAGCTGTGCTTCATCACAGCCAGCGGGGGGCGTAACTGGAAGTTTCCGGTCTGCCCTACAATCCGAGAGCCCGAGGGGtcttgggggggcgggggcgggcagcAGGCCAGCAGGCCAGCACCTTTGCTCAAACTGTTTTCCCTTTGTCTGGACCCAGCCCGAACCCCCGCTCCGTGAGAGTAAAATTCCAAAGGTGGTGTGTGTTGGGGCGAAGAGCCCGGCCCGCCACTGGATGGCCACACAGTCCTCGCCCCACCAGCCCCGCCGATCTCTCACCTGCTCCTCCCGCGGAAGCGCCTTGAGAGGGCTCCGCGCCCCGTGTCGAAACACGACTTGCACCATTTTCAACTCCAGCAGGCTTCGGTCGACGGAATTCTGGTCGTCAGACCCCCGCTGCTCGGCCAGAGCCACCCGCCGCTGGTGGAGGCAGTACGCCAGCGAGGTCAGGACGCCCACCGGAGCCCACATGCGCACCCTGAAGACCCGGGAGATCATGGTGGAAACCCCTCGGCTCCCCTCCGGGGTGAGGGTGCAGAAAGCGAATACAAGTCCTCCGCGATTGACGGGGCTCAGCAGCCGCCCCCAAGTTCCCGGGAACCAGTGGGCGAGCACATCCACCCACCCAAGCTGCGACCGCTGCGACTCCCAGCTGTGAAGGGGACCCCGAGTGGGAGCGTGGGGGAAGAAGCGGAGGTGGGAGCAGCGATGATTCCCCGAGAGTTTTACCCAGGGTCGGAGTTGGCCTCTCCCGCCGCAGACTGGGAGGGGGAGCGGGGAGCTCAGCTCCTTATCCTTCGTCCTCTAGGGAACCTTAAACTTGTATTCCAAGTTCGGCCTCCAGCACTCTTGACGGGACAGGAACCTGCCCAGAGTTCCTGGGCGGCAGTGACTCCATTAACACAGGTCACTGAACTCCACTTTTTTATAAGCAAGCtcccacccactttctcatccACCCGGGGACCTGCCCCAAGCGGACCCGCGCAGAGGAGCACGGGAAAACGAGTCCCGCGGTGACTCCTATCCGGAGGCTCTGAGTTGCGAGAACTACAACTCCCACAAGGCTGAGCGCAGCGGGCCCCTCCCCGGGAGGTATTACCCCGCCCCCGGCAGTGGGCCTAGCCCCTCGGGCCGGCAGGTTGGAAGTCACGAGAACTGGCGGCCAGCGTGTGTAGGAGTGAATCCGCTAGTTTGCCAAGCTGATTGGGTAAGAGACATGAAGACAGGGGTAGATAGAATTGGGTAGTGAAGCCGATTTATTTTGGGTCTACTGAGTGTAGAAGACTTCCTTGAAGTCCTGGAAGTTGGGGTTCCTGAATTAAGAGCCACGTACCGTTTGCGAAGGGCGGCACTAGGCgctttatgtttaattttcatttgctaTTTCCCTTCTATGTTTAAAGAGGCTTAAATCGTTGCAAACGTATAGAACTTCAAGCTCATTGATGTGTTTATTTACATCCAGAATATTTCCTGTGGAAAAATCCAGGCTCTGCGTGCAGATGTCCCAGTGACTAAGCACCTTAGCTAAGCCTCAACCACCTGCTGGTctggtttctcatgaatgtacaGCGGCCCCAAACCACTATTCCAGATCTTTGCAACAGAGCACAGTGAAACCATCTGTGTCCATCTCAAGGCAAAGGTCAAGTTGTGAGGAGAGTCGGAATATGttgacattaaaaaaaccaaattcaacagtcagtttgaagatctaattggctttattcaactattcatgaattgggcagcatcccGTCTAGCAACTAGAAGAATGCTGGGAGTggttgtacaaaatggaaggcTTTTAATAGGCAGAAGGAGGGTGGGGCAAGAAGGtactaacaaaagaaaagaagggtTCCCCTTCTGGGAAGGGGGCCCGCAAGGGTTTTATCATGCAGATTGCCTCTtctgggggtgggaatgggggttGATGGAGAGGGACCACGTGACAGGTTACCTTACTGGTGCTTAACCAGAAAATTCCATACTGGTCCATTAACATTACATTTCTGGGGGAGGCAGAAACTGCAATTAGACATGGGTACTAAACCTAGATAATAAATCTAGGTTTGGTATCATGGGCTTTAGCACTAGTGATGCCACTttgggcctgtggttttctttttaacaccATCCAACCAATTCTTTTATCATTCTAAATTCTATCATTGAATCAAACTGGGCTAGATGTGAGGGCAACATGCTTATGGAGTATGGCTCCTGACCTGAGTCTAAACTAGTTCACCAAGCTAGAAAAGTCTGAATGTCCTGCTGTCGGGAAGGGTCAGTTTGGAACACTGCACATTGTCACAGTTTTCCCCCTGGCCTAGCCCATGGACTCACTTCTCAGAGTCTTACTGTGTGTCCTGATACTATTAAAAACTGAAAGCTGTTTTTCTAGCTGAAGTAAGGTATCAGGAGCACCAGACAACTCAGCTTCGGAACCTGTGTAACGAAATGTAACCTCAGTGGGGAAAGCTGTTCTCAGCAGTTGAGTGAAAACATGGTATAACTTTAGTGCAGAAGGGCCCTGGTGTTTGAGCAGCTTCAGCAGTCCTGGTTGTGCTAGCACATCAGAGCAGCTTCAAGGCAATGTAATGTTGGCATCTGGACGCCATTCCCTTCTGCATAATGGACAGGCCACCCTAGTCCACACCCTTACCCTGGCAGCCTCAGCACAGACCTGTCAGGCATCATGAGCAGCACCTTTGACCTGGATAAGCCTGTGCTGCCAGGGTGCCGTGTGTAGTTGAGGTGAGGGGTAGTGCTGTGGCTGGCTTTGCAACAGATCTCTGCAGGAAGCCAGAGCAAGTGAGGTTGGAAAATGACAGATTCCATGTGGCACTGTTTGTCAGCACATGTGAGACAACACTTGGGAAGCCCTGTAAATATTTGGTGTGTTATGTACGGTGGTGCTGGTAGTGTTAGTAAATTGCAGTTTAAAAGAAAGGCTAGAAATCCTGAAATCATGCTCTGGGGCTGCAGAGTGGCAAGGGtcgggggggggcgggtggtagGTCATGGGGGACTGAGCAACTGATATTGTGACCTTGCTTTATCATCAGGCAGGTTTGGCTTGGGAAATAAGCCCTCTTCCCACCAAATTGTCCTCAGAGGGTTGGCTTTAATATTATGCCAAAACTTGGTTTGAATTATGAGATAAGGAACAACCACagtcactgtttttgttttgttttttttgtttttaaaaaagacacatttatTCAGCATCATGATCAGACTATTACATTTAGCAATCAACAGCatgggtgcaaaaaaaaaaataaatctacattAAAACTCTTTGTTGGAATGCTTTACACTTTCCACAGAACAGAAACTAAAATAACCTGTTATACAATTAGTCACAAATACAGTCCTCGAGTTTTTTTGCCCATACACATGAGTATTGTCTAAAACATGTCTTCTTTGTAGCAGCTAGGCCCTGCCACCACTGTGCTTGGCTGAGTTCACAAATCTGTTGTAACCTGTAGCTTCCCTGTCACTTCTctggctctcctctcctgctAAGCTTTGTTTCCTGGCAGTAATCAAAACCTTCTGCCACTGCCATAGCTATTGCTGCTGCTGGAACCACCATAGCCACCTTGATTTTGTGGTTTGGCAAAGTACTAGCCTCCACCACCATAAGGGCCAGAACTTCTGCCTCCAAAGTTTCCTCCTTTCATGGGTCCAAAATTTGAAGATTGATTGTTGTAACTGCCAAAATCATTGTAGCTTCCACCACCTCCAAAATTGCTTCCTCGACCACTGAAGTTTCCTCCACGACCAAAGTTGTCATTCCCACCAAAGCCACCTCCCCGACCACCACCAAAGTTTCCAGAACCACTTCGACCTCTTTGGCTGGATGAGGCACTAGGCATCTCTTGCTTTGGTAGGGCTTTCCTTACTTCACAGTTGTGGCCATTCACAGTGTGGTATTTCTGAATGACAATCTTGTCTACAGAGTCATGGTCATCAAAGCTTACGAAAGCAAAGCCTCTCTTTTTGCCACTGCCTCGATCAGTCATGATTTCAATCACTTCAATTTTCCCATACTGTTCAAAATAATCTCTTAGGTGATGTTCTTCAGTGTCTTCTTTAATGCCACCAACAAAAATCTTTTTCACAGTTAAGTGGGCACCAGGTCTTCGAGAATCTTCTCTTGAGACGGCCCTCTTTGGTTCCACAACTCTTCCATCCACCTTGTGTGGCCTTGCATTCATGGCCATATCCACCTCCTCTGCAAtggcatatgtgacaaacccGAAGCCTCTGGAGCGTTTGGTGTTTGGATCCCTCATTACCACACAATCTGTGAGCGTTCCCCACTGCTCAAAATGGCTCCTGAGACTCTCATCGGTTGTTTCAAAGCTCAAACCTCCGATGAAGAGCTTCCGCAGCTGTTTGGGCTCTTTGGGTGACTCTGACTTAGACATGACggcagtggaggtggggggagacgTCAACGATGCTTACTCGGCGGCGTCCACGGGCAGAAAGGAGTAATCTACCGAACGTATCTCACATTCACTGTTTTATCTCCAGTAGTGAACACAGTGCTTGAGTCATAAGTACTCCATAAATACTTGCGGAATGAAATTATAGAATATATCGTAGGAATGTTGTTGAGGGCATTGTTCATTACATCGCTTATTGCTCCCTATATAAATCGCCTCTTGAGAAATTTGTTTTAGTGTTAGCATTAGAACAAACATTAAAACGTATGAAGAttacttttccttcatttttgccTTGGCTGATAGGAAGCTTGGAGCTTAATTTTAAACTTAACCACAGCAAATATTTAGAACCTAATAGCTAGTGTAACTGTGATCTTTTCCTCCAGGATATCACCCTGGATTGGAAGGGGGCAAAACTGGAGAAAGGTCAGGCTGTTGCAGGCTTCCAGGTGTGAAACCTTTAGGAGGGAGAGTTAACAACAGAGAGTGAGAGGGAGGACGGCGTCAAGGATGACTTCTTAGTTCCTAGGTCGGGCAACTTGCAGAGGATGCCTTTTACCCGGAAGGAGGTTGAGCAGAAAGTAGCAAGTTAATTTTGAATATGTACATCATGAGGTTACCTGTGAGGCATGTAAGTACAAATGCCCTCTAGATTTCATGGATCTGGAACTCAGGATAAATTTGGCGTAGGAATATATAGGTGGAACTCCTCCACGCATACTTATTAATTGAAACAGTAGGAGCGGTTAAGATTCCCAGGGTGAGTGAGTCGAGTAGGAGAGAAACAGGGGGCTAGGGCAGGACTCTGAGTGTTACGGAGCAAGGGCTCGCTGCGCAACCCGCATAGAGGCCAATATTATGGCACTGGCTTTTGAGAAAAGAGCTTTATCTTGAGGTCGACTGATAAGGAGGCGGGAGGCAAGGCTCTCAAACTTGTGTCCTTGATCTGTCGTCGGGGCAAAGTTTAAGGGGTTAGAGAAATTTCAAACCTGGAAGCTGATTGGCTAGTCTTGAATTAGTCCATATGAGCTACTCATGCTGCTGGAAGCCAGGTTTTTCTTATTGAAGGACTTCTCACTTTGTAAAAGGCTCTGGTGGCAACATTTCCGGAGGCAAGTCAGGTTTGTGGGTTCAAGCCCCACCCTAAGGGAGCCAATAGAAAAGGTTACAGCTGCTGAAGTACTCAGAGGATTAGAGTCCAAAACCCTGGGTTAGAGTCTGCAGTCTTTGGATTTCTCTGCTTGTCTGTGTTTGTCGGTGACTGTTTTATTTGTGAGGAATTGGCCAATAGGGTTAACTATTGGATGACTGCAGCAAAGCTTTGCTGAATCTGCTGCCTGTCATTTTGCTCTGGTTATCCTGAGGAAAAAACACTTCCAAAATGGGGAATGTTAACAGTACCCCTGCTAATTTAAcaggaaggggggaaaaaagaaagaaaaacatgatcatatcaatcagTCTAAGGAACAGAGTAAGCACAGTAAAAGTAATTAGGAAATATAAGGAGTAAAATCAGTGAAATGGGAGCTAGGGGAAATCAATTTCCAAATGGGAGGTCAGCATGGATTAAAAAGCAAAGCTTTGTGTCTTTAGAGTGATTTGACGAAAGACAgattaaagagaaacaaaacaagtgGGGCAACGTTATTAGACAAATAGATATTTTAGGAAGGTTGAGATTGTTAAGGTAGTAACAGGACAAACCAGTGATTTTACAATATATAATTACTTGCagtttaaataaatacaatagtCAAACTTGGCCTACATTTATCCAActgtaaaataaagcaaaaaatcttccaaaacacAAGCAAAACTTGATAACATTTTTGTGAAAATAGCTCTTAAATACATCTAGAGAATGGCCTGAGAAGATTGAAGTATTTTGAAGATGGAGATAATGTTTCTAATGCAGATAATAACTAGAATCATCTGGGTGTAGATCTCTGTCAGTAAGTTTGTGCTTTGTTCTGTTTGTACCTGTCCTTTCTGATAACAATATGGTTCTTTTAACGATGTGCTtttattctgtaatttttaatgtattatgttCTTGGTGTTCTATTTGACTTCCTACTGTGTATGGTATACTGGAgttatgaaaaagaagaaaatgattttcttttgtaacacTGCCTGGCCCAGTATCAGCTGGGGTCAGGGGAAAATGGCCCAAGAATGGGTCTTCTAATTGTAAGACTATTTTACAATTAGACTTAGTTTGCAAAAGAGAGGAGAAATGGGACAAAATCAGCTTTATCCCTGTTTCTTGCAAGGGAGGAGTCTTTTACAATTAGAcacattttagtttttcttcattgAGAATTTTAACCCTCTTTTGTATGAGCCAGACTATCAAGGAGCTAGCATTGAACTgcttttaagtgtgtgtgtgtgtgtgtgtgtatctcacacacacacacacacacactattttgAGCAATATAGTGAAGGAAATCTGGTCAGCCAGCTGCAAAACTCAGACTTCACGAAGGGCTTGTTTTTCTTGAGAGAAGGAACTCCCAGATGGAGAACCCTTGGCTGTGCTACCATCAGCTCTGCCTTGCACTGTGGTTATCAACTTTCTTCAGATCAGGAGTAGGCAGGTACAAGTAGTGGGCTCACGACGTTTGACCTTGACTGGTTTTTCTAAGTTATTTTGTTCAGCAGCGAAACCTGAGTCTCTATATCAGAGTAAGAATTTGCAGAAGATATGTAAAGTTATGGTTCAGAGGAAGACCCTCAGAAAAAACCTGTTTTCCCTGAGTCAGAGCCCAGTGATGATCTCGACTTAACTACATTTGGCTCCTCCTTTGGTGCCTCCCGCCATTCCCCCGCCTTATGAAGGGGGAAACCCCTCTGAGTGGTGCCGAGGCTTCCACCGGCAATCCTCCTAGAGCCCCAGGTCTGGCCCCAGCCCTGTACCCTTCCTTAC encodes:
- the LOC137761254 gene encoding heterogeneous nuclear ribonucleoprotein A1-like; the protein is MSKSESPKEPKQLRKLFIGGLSFETTDESLRSHFEQWGTLTDCVVMRDPNTKRSRGFGFVTYAIAEEVDMAMNARPHKVDGRVVEPKRAVSREDSRRPGAHLTVKKIFVGGIKEDTEEHHLRDYFEQYGKIEVIEIMTDRGSGKKRGFAFVSFDDHDSVDKIVIQKYHTVNGHNCEVRKALPKQEMPSASSSQRGRSGSGNFGGGRGGGFGGNDNFGRGGNFSGRGSNFGGGGSYNDFGSYNNQSSNFGPMKGGNFGGRSSGPYGGGG